Proteins encoded together in one Coffea arabica cultivar ET-39 chromosome 2c, Coffea Arabica ET-39 HiFi, whole genome shotgun sequence window:
- the LOC113727313 gene encoding UDP-glycosyltransferase 86A1-like, with the protein MAGTYRKPHAIMIPYPYQGHINPFVHLAIKLASKGFIITFVNTQSVHHQISKAQTGSRRDDIFAKARQSGLDIRYATVSDGFPLSFDRSLNEDQFVEGLIHVFSAHIDELVGNLVNSETEPPATCLISDTFFVWGSVIARKHNLVHVSFWTEPALVLTLYYHLDLLRQNGHFASPVNRRDNIDYIPGVKAIEPGDLMSYLQATDIWTAVHQVIYKAFDDVKRADIIICNTIQELEPETISALNRKQPTYAIGPVFPAGFTKGNVATSLWSESDCTQWLNDKPDGSVLYVSFGSYAHTSKQDILEMAHGLSSSGVSFIWVVRPDIVSSDETDFLPVGFEDQIKDRGLIVPWCCQIAVISHPAIGGFLTHCGWNSILESIWCSVPLVCYPLVTDQFTNRKLVINDWKIGINLCDKQAITRDEVVEKISLLMNGQVLDELRAAIKEVRKKLELALSANGSSEGNFHQFVEKIKTQMREKVGIAANGHLSSR; encoded by the exons ATGGCCGGCACATACCGGAAACCCCATGCAATTATGATCCCATATCCTTATCAAGGTCACATTAACCCCTTTGTACACCTAGCGATCAAGCTTGCCTCCAAAGGTTTCATAATCACTTTTGTTAACACCCAATCAGTGCACCACCAGATCTCCAAAGCGCAAACGGGCAGCAGAAGAGATGACATTTTCGCCAAAGCCCGTCAATCTGGTCTGGACATACGTTACGCCACCGTCAGTGATGGGTTCCCGCTTTCTTTTGATCGATCCTTGAACGAGGATCAATTCGTGGAAGGCTTAATACATGTTTTCTCTGCCCACATCGATGAACTAGTGGGAAATTTAGTAAATTCGGAAACAGAACCTCCAGCTACATGCTTGATCTCGGATACGTTCTTCGTGTGGGGATCTGTGATTGCCAGGAAACATAATCTCGTCCATGTTTCTTTCTGGACCGAACCAGCTTTGGTCCTCACTCTCTATTACCACTTGGACCTCCTCAGGCAAAATGGCCATTTCGCCTCTCCTG TGAATCGCAGGGACAACATAGATTACATTCCAGGAGTTAAAGCTATCGAGCCCGGAGACCTGATGTCATATCTTCAAGCCACCGACATTTGGACGGCGGTGCACCAGGTAATTTACAAGGCTTTTGACGATGTGAAAAGAGCCGACATCATAATTTGCAACACCATCCAAGAGCTGGAGCCGGAAACAATCTCAGCCCTTAATCGCAAACAGCCAACCTATGCCATTGGGCCCGTCTTCCCAGCTGGCTTTACCAAGGGCAATGTAGCAACTAGTTTGTGGTCTGAGTCAGACTGCACTCAGTGGCTTAACGATAAGCCTGATGGGTCAGTTTTGTACGTCTCATTCGGGAGCTATGCTCACACCAGCAAACAAGACATTCTTGAAATGGCCCATGGGCTCTCATCAAGTGGGGTGAGTTTTATTTGGGTGGTTCGTCCAGACATTGTCAGCTCCGATGAAACTGATTTCTTGCCCGTTGGATTTGAAGACCAGATTAAAGATCGTGGTCTGATTGTACCGTGGTGTTGCCAGATTGCGGTGATATCACATCCTGCGATCGGGGGTTTCTTAACTCATTGCGGATGGAATTCGATATTGGAAAGTATATGGTGTAGCGTGCCGTTGGTTTGTTATCCACTGGTTACTGATCAATTCACCAATCGTAAGTTGGTGATCAATGATTGGAAAATTGGAATTAACCTTTGTGACAAGCAGGCGATCACTAGGGATGAGGTCGTGGAGAAAATTAGTCTTTTAATGAATGGACAAGTTTTGGATGAGTTGAGAGCGGCAATCAAGGAAGTCAGAAAGAAATTAGAACTTGCACTGTCCGCAAATGGATCATCGGAGGGCAACTTCCATCAGTTTGTGGAGAAAATCAAGACCCAAATGCGGGAGAAAGTTGGGATAGCTGCTAACGGACACCTTTCTTCTCGTTGA